In the genome of Bacteroidales bacterium, one region contains:
- a CDS encoding response regulator, protein MSKVKILIVEDEIIIAEDIAFRLQKMGYAVVKVVDNVDMAIECLNGNEVDIVLIDIALYGSKTGIDLAQEINKKFHLPFIFLTSLSDESTIEKVSKTKPSAYLLKPFNDNQVRISIEMALFNFYENEREISKEQTENLELPVKTPSALFLKKDTHYNKVELQDILWLEADSNYTFIHTKTDKYIYSSVLRNFEDKLPHDMFIRVHRSYIVNISCVTGFMGNMLIIGNKQIPVNKENRDEIFKRFNVI, encoded by the coding sequence ATGAGCAAGGTGAAAATACTCATTGTTGAAGATGAAATAATAATTGCCGAGGATATTGCTTTCCGCTTGCAGAAAATGGGGTATGCAGTGGTAAAGGTTGTTGATAATGTTGATATGGCAATCGAGTGTCTTAACGGTAATGAGGTTGATATTGTATTAATTGATATTGCTTTATATGGTAGTAAAACTGGTATCGATTTGGCTCAGGAGATCAACAAAAAATTTCACCTACCATTTATATTCCTAACCTCTTTGAGCGATGAAAGTACTATCGAAAAGGTTAGCAAAACTAAGCCTTCAGCATACCTATTGAAGCCTTTCAACGATAATCAGGTTCGTATTTCAATTGAGATGGCACTGTTTAATTTTTATGAGAATGAGAGGGAGATATCAAAAGAACAGACCGAGAATTTAGAATTGCCTGTAAAAACACCTAGCGCACTTTTCTTAAAGAAGGATACTCATTATAATAAGGTTGAATTACAAGATATCCTTTGGCTTGAGGCGGATAGCAACTATACATTTATACATACAAAAACAGATAAATATATTTACTCCAGTGTCCTGAGAAATTTCGAAGACAAACTCCCCCATGATATGTTTATAAGGGTTCATCGCTCCTACATTGTAAATATATCATGTGTTACAGGTTTTATGGGTAACATGCTCATTATTGGCAACAAACAAATTCCTGTAAACAAAGAGAACCGCGATGAAATCTTTAAAAGATTTAATGTGATATAA
- a CDS encoding tetratricopeptide repeat protein, with amino-acid sequence MKLRIVTILLIVCNLNYALWAQNRPKADSLKKLLVISQCDSDRFNLLLNLSKFDEPLEGLTYAKEALEIATGENLKKKQALAFEHLSICQRKLGNYPEAIKASFEALRIYDGLGLEKKTASLLLQIGSHFTNDKNYTSATQYIKQALTIFRKRHDIANTTFALINLGETYRLLEKYDSASYCLNECLQLNQHLKHSKKELIQGYALGNLGLVHIKLNQIDMAKQELINSISILDKLGDLYSISVYQSQLAKIYIDEGRTVSGEQLLLASLNMAEKGTLKEQIRDISNDLSLFYEKQHRFDKSLFYRKKYEVYHDSLVNINNVRKVEQLHSQYWLDKKEASIQFLKKEDNNKRKLLLILSSGTILLITLLIFLQLAYRQRKKAFKRVSEQNVIIEKREREKAVLLRELNHRVKNNLQMVASLINIQARQSTEPALSSALEATRHRIDTLILIHQKLYRDNEDMQVNLKSYIGELVDNLIYSFGEKVSISMNLAPVYLHIDWVIPLGLIINELITNTLKYAKPEDKPLELIVELSEENKKVYLNIADNGNGLPEGFEKSNGFGLKLVHSLTKQLKGEISYSYNQGCLWRITLNLENYQKN; translated from the coding sequence ATGAAGCTCCGTATTGTTACAATCTTATTGATAGTTTGTAATTTAAACTATGCACTTTGGGCTCAGAATAGGCCCAAGGCTGATAGTCTTAAAAAACTTTTAGTTATTTCGCAGTGCGATAGCGACAGGTTTAATCTGCTTCTTAATTTATCAAAGTTTGATGAGCCTCTTGAGGGTTTAACGTATGCAAAAGAGGCGCTAGAAATAGCCACAGGAGAAAATCTCAAAAAAAAGCAGGCTTTAGCTTTCGAACATTTGAGTATTTGTCAGCGAAAACTAGGCAATTATCCAGAAGCAATAAAAGCCTCCTTTGAGGCTCTGCGAATATATGATGGGTTAGGTCTCGAAAAAAAAACAGCGTCCCTACTTTTACAGATCGGTTCACATTTTACTAACGATAAAAACTATACAAGCGCAACTCAATATATAAAACAAGCGTTAACCATTTTCCGAAAAAGACACGACATTGCAAACACCACATTTGCATTGATTAATCTAGGAGAAACCTATCGTTTGCTGGAAAAATACGATAGCGCTTCTTATTGTTTGAATGAATGCTTGCAATTGAATCAACATTTAAAACATTCAAAAAAAGAATTAATACAAGGGTATGCTTTAGGTAATCTGGGTCTGGTACATATAAAATTAAACCAGATAGATATGGCAAAGCAGGAACTCATAAATTCAATTAGTATACTGGACAAATTAGGAGATTTGTATTCCATTTCGGTATATCAAAGTCAACTGGCTAAAATATATATTGATGAGGGAAGGACTGTATCGGGCGAGCAGTTATTGTTAGCAAGTCTGAATATGGCAGAAAAGGGTACGCTCAAAGAACAAATTCGCGACATCAGCAATGATTTATCTCTTTTTTATGAAAAACAGCATCGGTTTGATAAGTCGCTTTTCTATCGTAAAAAATATGAAGTATATCATGATAGTCTGGTTAATATCAATAATGTAAGAAAGGTAGAACAATTACATAGCCAGTATTGGTTAGATAAGAAGGAGGCCAGTATTCAATTCCTCAAAAAGGAGGACAATAACAAGCGTAAACTGCTGCTTATTCTTTCTTCGGGAACAATTCTGCTTATTACTCTTTTAATCTTCCTACAACTTGCTTATCGACAGCGTAAAAAGGCATTTAAGAGAGTGTCAGAGCAAAATGTAATTATCGAAAAAAGGGAAAGGGAAAAGGCTGTATTGCTAAGAGAGCTTAACCATAGGGTGAAAAACAATTTACAAATGGTGGCCAGCCTTATCAACATACAGGCAAGGCAATCAACAGAACCAGCCTTGTCAAGCGCCTTGGAAGCAACACGACATCGTATCGATACGCTTATACTGATCCATCAGAAGCTTTATAGGGATAATGAGGATATGCAGGTGAATCTCAAGAGTTATATCGGGGAGCTGGTCGATAATCTGATATATAGCTTTGGCGAAAAAGTTAGCATCTCCATGAATCTTGCTCCGGTTTACCTTCATATTGATTGGGTAATCCCTCTTGGGCTAATTATCAATGAATTAATCACAAATACATTAAAATATGCAAAACCCGAGGATAAGCCCCTTGAGCTGATTGTTGAATTATCCGAAGAAAATAAAAAAGTATATTTAAATATAGCCGATAATGGAAATGGGCTGCCAGAAGGGTTTGAAAAATCTAACGGTTTTGGTCTAAAATTAGTTCACTCGCTTACTAAACAGCTAAAAGGAGAAATTTCATACTCCTATAATCAAGGATGCCTTTGGAGGATTACGTTAAACCTTGAAAACTATCAAAAAAACTAG
- a CDS encoding MATE family efflux transporter has protein sequence MIGSVAQNVINVTDTAFLGRLSDVALGSGAIGGLFYLSIIMLGWGVGIGAQIMVARRYGEGEHKQIGSIIAHTQYFLFVLAILLVILFELFGKTILNHVVQSESILNASFAFLRYRIWGLFFAFTYFSFRAFYVGIGKTKVITYTTLTMVIVNVFFGYSLIFGHFGFPKMGVSGAGLASVIAEFSGASAFVVYTLLNKKVKSYNLFRFAKYDPELMSRLFKISLPLMLQNFFSFSIWFVFFLIIEKMGELELAVSNIIRSIYVVLLIPIMGFSTAANSLVSFIIGQGRSKEVLSLTWRIAIVAGGFSAVLSLICTLFPNLILQAYTTDLLIVRMALPIMHIISIASIILAIALVLFNGVSGTGKTNISLILEICILVIYVLLTFVFAIVLKQSLTIVWTIELLYGVMLSLISFIYLKSNHWVGKEI, from the coding sequence ATGATTGGTAGCGTTGCACAGAATGTGATAAACGTTACTGATACCGCTTTCCTTGGAAGGCTTAGTGATGTAGCTCTGGGTAGCGGTGCCATTGGAGGGCTTTTTTATTTATCTATAATAATGCTAGGGTGGGGGGTAGGAATTGGTGCTCAAATAATGGTTGCCCGAAGATATGGCGAGGGTGAACATAAGCAGATAGGTAGCATTATTGCGCATACTCAGTACTTTTTATTTGTTTTGGCTATTCTTCTTGTTATCCTATTCGAACTTTTCGGGAAAACAATACTAAACCATGTAGTGCAATCGGAAAGCATTTTAAATGCAAGTTTCGCTTTCCTACGATATAGAATTTGGGGTTTGTTCTTTGCATTCACATACTTTTCCTTCCGGGCATTTTATGTTGGTATAGGCAAAACGAAGGTGATAACCTATACAACGCTTACTATGGTTATAGTAAATGTTTTCTTTGGGTATTCGCTTATCTTCGGGCATTTTGGTTTCCCAAAAATGGGGGTGAGTGGAGCAGGACTTGCATCGGTTATAGCCGAATTCTCAGGAGCTAGTGCTTTTGTTGTTTATACTCTGCTTAATAAGAAAGTTAAATCGTATAATCTATTTCGTTTTGCAAAATATGACCCGGAGTTGATGTCGAGATTATTTAAAATATCACTCCCATTGATGCTTCAAAACTTCTTCTCATTTTCAATCTGGTTTGTTTTCTTCCTTATCATTGAAAAGATGGGAGAACTTGAACTAGCCGTATCCAATATTATTAGGAGTATTTATGTTGTGCTACTAATACCAATAATGGGTTTTTCAACGGCTGCAAATAGTCTTGTTAGCTTTATTATTGGACAGGGAAGATCAAAAGAGGTTCTTTCTTTGACTTGGCGCATAGCAATTGTTGCAGGAGGTTTCTCCGCAGTTCTATCATTAATATGTACTTTGTTTCCAAATCTTATCCTGCAAGCTTATACTACAGATTTGTTGATAGTACGCATGGCATTACCCATTATGCATATAATTTCTATCGCATCAATTATTTTAGCCATAGCTTTGGTGTTGTTTAATGGGGTTTCTGGAACGGGGAAAACAAATATCTCATTAATCCTTGAGATTTGTATTCTAGTAATTTATGTTTTATTAACTTTTGTTTTTGCCATTGTTCTTAAACAATCGCTAACGATTGTATGGACTATTGAATTGCTTTATGGGGTCATGTTATCACTTATCTCATTTATATACCTTAAATCTAATCATTGGGTGGGGAAGGAGATATAA
- a CDS encoding tetratricopeptide repeat protein — MKNITRVIFVVVLMIFSISATAQLNKAYFYYQGQKLISQNKFTEAISYLNTLIEVDSTIAEGWFLRGVAKYYLNDLQGSIVDFSKSISKNQLFTQAYHYRAIVENRLKNYNRALKDLEFALELRPEDAEILFTRGGTYIETSQFSKAIQDYNRVIRYTPNNTESWINRGLARLFSNDTLGAINDLSQAIKLNPFYSDSYARRGRIYLDKKELDVALSDMNQAVYLDSTSTMNYFLRGLIKNAMKSYKGALEDFDKVISIDPSNSLSLYNRALIKSQTGALNSALDDYDRLVKLNPKNVLVFYNRASVNFELGKFNDAINDYTSAITLFPDFANAYINRSVAKSRIGNLKEAEQDYRIATEKIQKYKATSQEAYIAMADTSKKFNSLLSFNADFSEGFSKINLKNDISLPTGFLPFFKLQLVDEKSKSSFNDYKKPFIEKLNSLTSNGYHFTFTQSNNQNDPTEGIAHCIDTISALDNVKHFYKALQYSSMNKYNQAVREYQNALKSDPNNLIIALNLAVEQIEMVKFINQFENEVGTISFKMGNPANSQKEKIISANNSYNESISNLKTLENNLPDLAIIPYNIGNTYLLTDELSSAIDEYNKAIFIEPRFSEAWFNRGLVKLIKGEKQNGCLDISKAGELGLNQAYSIIQRFCK, encoded by the coding sequence TTGAAAAATATAACTAGAGTTATTTTCGTGGTTGTTTTAATGATATTCTCAATATCAGCAACTGCGCAGCTTAATAAAGCATATTTCTACTATCAGGGACAAAAACTAATTTCACAAAATAAATTTACCGAAGCAATTAGCTATCTAAACACCCTAATTGAGGTAGATTCAACTATTGCCGAGGGTTGGTTTCTTCGTGGTGTAGCAAAATACTACCTAAACGATTTGCAGGGATCTATTGTGGATTTCAGCAAATCAATCTCAAAAAATCAGCTATTTACTCAAGCCTATCACTATAGAGCAATTGTTGAAAATCGATTAAAGAATTATAACAGAGCACTAAAAGATCTTGAGTTTGCTTTAGAATTAAGACCCGAAGATGCAGAGATCCTATTCACCAGAGGAGGAACATACATTGAAACATCTCAGTTTAGCAAAGCAATACAAGATTATAATCGGGTAATTCGTTACACCCCAAACAATACCGAATCGTGGATAAATAGAGGTTTAGCGCGGCTTTTCTCTAACGATACCCTCGGAGCAATTAATGATTTAAGCCAAGCTATCAAGCTAAACCCATTCTATTCAGATTCCTATGCCAGACGAGGCAGGATTTATCTCGATAAAAAGGAACTTGATGTGGCACTTAGCGATATGAATCAAGCTGTATACTTAGATTCAACATCAACAATGAACTACTTTTTAAGAGGATTAATTAAGAATGCAATGAAGAGCTATAAAGGCGCATTAGAAGATTTTGATAAAGTTATATCTATCGATCCTTCAAACTCCCTTTCACTATACAATAGAGCACTTATAAAATCACAAACAGGAGCATTAAATTCTGCTCTGGATGATTATGATAGGCTAGTTAAGCTAAATCCTAAGAATGTATTGGTTTTTTACAATAGAGCATCCGTAAACTTTGAATTAGGCAAGTTCAATGATGCTATTAATGATTACACATCGGCAATAACCCTGTTCCCAGATTTTGCAAACGCATACATCAACCGATCTGTTGCCAAATCGAGAATTGGTAATTTAAAGGAAGCCGAGCAGGATTACAGAATTGCCACCGAAAAGATTCAAAAATACAAAGCCACATCACAGGAAGCCTACATTGCAATGGCTGATACAAGCAAAAAATTTAATAGTCTTCTTTCATTCAATGCTGACTTTAGCGAAGGTTTTTCAAAAATCAACTTAAAGAATGATATTAGCTTACCAACAGGTTTTCTGCCATTCTTTAAGCTTCAACTAGTTGATGAGAAATCAAAATCATCGTTTAATGATTATAAAAAACCATTCATCGAAAAACTAAATAGTTTAACCTCAAATGGCTATCATTTTACATTTACCCAATCGAATAATCAAAATGATCCAACAGAAGGAATAGCACATTGCATTGATACAATATCAGCATTGGATAACGTTAAGCACTTCTATAAAGCGCTTCAATACTCATCGATGAATAAATATAATCAGGCCGTTCGTGAGTATCAAAATGCCCTGAAAAGTGATCCAAATAATTTGATAATTGCTTTGAACTTAGCCGTTGAACAAATAGAAATGGTTAAGTTCATCAATCAATTCGAGAACGAAGTTGGTACTATTTCATTTAAAATGGGAAACCCAGCTAACTCTCAAAAAGAAAAAATCATATCAGCAAATAACTCCTACAATGAGTCCATTTCAAACCTTAAAACTCTAGAAAATAATCTACCTGATTTAGCAATAATTCCCTATAACATTGGGAACACCTATCTCCTAACCGATGAGCTAAGTTCAGCAATTGATGAGTATAACAAAGCCATTTTTATTGAACCTCGTTTTTCCGAAGCCTGGTTTAATCGTGGTTTGGTAAAACTAATTAAAGGCGAGAAACAGAATGGTTGTTTGGATATCAGTAAAGCTGGTGAACTCGGACTAAATCAAGCCTACTCAATCATCCAAAGATTCTGTAAGTAA
- the mtgA gene encoding monofunctional biosynthetic peptidoglycan transglycosylase — protein MSIINRKQKPITEYTKKSLIFNGITLFIFSFIFTSIFGVLIYRWANPNITMLMVKRHYESLFDGKSSSIQKDWVSIDNISRNMVLAAVSAEDSKFLTHWGFDFELIKEAMKHNQRSRRIKGASTISQQTAKNIFLWPKRSWVRKGFEAYFTLLMEGMWPKKRIMEVYLNIVEFGKGVYGVEEAAQKFYKKPASKLNRFEASMLTTVLPSPSKRNPSNPSGYMYRYQERVLWSMSSIVSVDFDSPSNESNNSRKKK, from the coding sequence ATGTCAATAATAAACCGAAAACAAAAACCAATCACGGAGTACACCAAAAAATCATTGATTTTCAATGGAATAACTCTATTCATTTTTTCTTTTATTTTTACAAGCATATTTGGAGTTCTTATATACCGATGGGCTAACCCCAACATCACAATGCTTATGGTTAAAAGGCATTATGAATCTTTATTTGATGGTAAGAGTTCAAGTATCCAAAAAGATTGGGTAAGTATTGACAATATTTCACGAAATATGGTTTTAGCCGCTGTTTCCGCCGAGGATAGCAAATTCCTCACCCACTGGGGTTTTGATTTTGAACTGATTAAAGAGGCTATGAAACACAACCAACGGAGTAGGAGAATTAAAGGAGCAAGCACAATATCGCAGCAAACAGCAAAGAATATCTTCCTTTGGCCTAAAAGATCGTGGGTACGTAAAGGGTTTGAGGCCTACTTTACATTATTAATGGAGGGTATGTGGCCAAAAAAACGAATTATGGAGGTTTATCTCAACATTGTTGAATTTGGCAAAGGGGTGTATGGGGTTGAAGAAGCAGCCCAAAAATTCTATAAGAAACCAGCATCCAAGCTTAATCGATTCGAGGCTTCGATGCTAACCACTGTACTACCGAGCCCCTCAAAACGTAACCCTTCAAATCCAAGCGGTTATATGTATCGGTATCAGGAAAGGGTACTTTGGAGCATGAGCAGCATAGTTTCGGTTGACTTTGATTCGCCTAGCAACGAAAGTAACAATTCAAGAAAGAAAAAATAA
- a CDS encoding DUF3307 domain-containing protein, whose protein sequence is MDALNADLLLRILVAHFLSDFIFQPTKWATDKDENGFKSRHLYIHIIITAATLFIFLWNLKLWNLILIITLLHFIIDSTKSVIKKTHIWVFIADQILHLFVIIITWLMYTGQYNEFLKLFYSITNSSKFWWLLLAYIILTIPTSILIGKITNKWSNELNGSTQTKGLENAGKWIGIIERILIFTFMVINQLSVIGFLLAAKSVFRFGDLKDSTDQKKTEYIIIGTFISFSLAILMGLVTQLVLK, encoded by the coding sequence ATGGATGCATTAAACGCAGACTTATTACTAAGAATTCTAGTCGCACATTTTTTATCTGATTTTATTTTTCAACCTACTAAATGGGCAACAGATAAAGATGAGAATGGTTTTAAATCAAGGCATTTATACATACATATAATAATAACTGCAGCCACTTTATTCATTTTCTTATGGAATCTAAAATTATGGAATCTTATATTAATAATTACTTTACTTCATTTCATAATAGATTCAACTAAAAGTGTTATTAAAAAAACACATATCTGGGTGTTTATTGCTGACCAGATTTTACATCTTTTTGTGATTATTATCACTTGGTTGATGTATACAGGCCAATATAATGAATTCCTTAAGTTATTTTATTCCATTACGAATAGTTCTAAATTTTGGTGGTTGCTATTAGCCTACATAATATTAACAATTCCGACATCCATATTAATTGGTAAAATAACAAATAAGTGGAGCAATGAATTAAATGGCTCAACTCAAACGAAAGGTTTAGAAAATGCAGGAAAGTGGATTGGTATTATAGAACGGATACTCATATTCACATTCATGGTTATAAATCAATTGAGTGTGATTGGTTTTTTACTTGCTGCAAAATCGGTTTTCCGTTTTGGAGACTTAAAAGATTCAACTGATCAAAAGAAAACAGAATATATTATTATAGGAACATTTATAAGCTTTTCATTAGCAATTTTAATGGGATTAGTCACACAATTAGTTCTAAAATAA
- a CDS encoding PLP-dependent transferase, which translates to MEHNENLGFNSLLIHGGMGVDPMGSATVPIYQTSTFAFENVDEGARCFAGESKGYMYTRIGNPTISALERQIALLEKGFGAVAVSSGMAAVSTIYMSFLKSGDHIVSTDAVYGPSRGIMETYFKKFGVESTYINTGNLDAVRQAIKPNTKMLFIETPTNPTMEISDIKACCDIAHQHNLIVVVDNTFCSPYLQRPIEFGADVVFHSMTKFINGHADIVAGIIITKNEELYKIVRPTMVGMGCNMDPHQAYMVLRGVKTLSIRMDRAQENAIKIAEYLEKHPKVEWIKFPGLKSHPQYELAKKQMAGPGAMISFGLKGGLDAGKILMNNVKLALLAVSLGGIETLIQHPASMTHSKMSKENREKAGITDGLVRFSVGIEDLKDIIADLDQALAKI; encoded by the coding sequence ATGGAACATAACGAAAATTTAGGTTTTAATAGCCTTTTAATTCATGGTGGAATGGGTGTTGATCCAATGGGAAGTGCCACCGTACCCATTTACCAAACATCAACCTTTGCTTTCGAGAATGTAGATGAAGGTGCACGTTGCTTTGCTGGCGAGAGCAAGGGATATATGTATACAAGGATTGGAAATCCAACCATATCTGCGCTTGAGCGCCAAATTGCACTACTTGAAAAAGGGTTCGGTGCAGTTGCCGTTTCATCAGGGATGGCCGCAGTTTCAACCATTTACATGTCTTTCCTAAAATCAGGCGATCATATTGTTAGTACCGATGCGGTTTATGGTCCATCAAGGGGTATAATGGAAACCTACTTCAAGAAATTTGGTGTTGAAAGTACCTATATCAACACTGGAAATCTTGATGCTGTTCGTCAGGCTATTAAACCAAACACAAAAATGCTTTTCATTGAGACTCCAACCAATCCAACAATGGAGATTTCCGATATTAAAGCATGTTGCGATATCGCCCATCAGCATAATTTAATTGTAGTTGTTGACAATACTTTTTGCAGTCCTTACCTTCAACGTCCAATTGAATTTGGAGCTGATGTGGTATTTCACTCAATGACAAAGTTCATCAATGGACATGCTGATATCGTTGCAGGTATCATTATTACCAAGAATGAAGAGCTTTACAAAATAGTTCGCCCAACAATGGTTGGAATGGGTTGCAACATGGATCCACATCAAGCATACATGGTACTTAGAGGAGTTAAGACCCTTTCAATCAGAATGGATAGAGCCCAAGAGAATGCAATTAAGATTGCAGAATATCTTGAGAAACACCCAAAGGTTGAGTGGATTAAATTCCCCGGATTAAAATCGCATCCACAATACGAATTGGCAAAGAAACAGATGGCTGGACCTGGCGCAATGATTAGCTTTGGTCTTAAGGGTGGATTAGACGCTGGTAAGATATTGATGAATAACGTGAAACTGGCTCTACTAGCAGTATCATTGGGTGGTATCGAAACCCTTATTCAACACCCAGCCTCAATGACTCACTCCAAAATGTCTAAAGAGAATCGTGAGAAGGCTGGTATTACCGATGGACTTGTACGCTTCTCAGTTGGTATTGAAGATTTAAAGGATATCATTGCTGATCTTGACCAAGCACTGGCTAAGATCTAA
- a CDS encoding (Fe-S)-binding protein, with protein sequence MDLHAMHFPYHPFVLPFTIGLVFVFFYIVGKWIYWISRLGKDDRFKILKNIFTLKTPQAIYEVFMECLLHRKVFKKNALLGYMHMSLALGWFLLIILGNLETRYFTHGRINPPYFPIFFEFFEHDLISLNYGRFFTVAMDFLLLFILTGVGLAYFKRFKSKPLGMQRTTKHVPIDRWALTALWLIFPLRLFAQGVTAGLYDAGSFLTNPVGNLLASFLPIHYLYYPSWWAYSFALGSFFVLLPFSRYMHIPTEILLIFLRKYGVAEKNIHSTYTKVELSSCSRCGICIDACQLGSDLGIVSTQSTYFIKSLRYDKPSDLLIDSCMVCKRCDQVCPVGIDIASIRANERKELHLFDENSYKYINGYRYKSAKIAYFAGCMGHLTPSVYKATLALFDKAGVDYNFIDKDGSICCGRPLQLTGQEDAAMQLIEKNIKLIENCGATVLVTSCPICAKVFNDSYNLKIPIYHHSQYLLKLAKEQKLTFNKTDIKITYHDPCELGRGLGVYEEPRELLKLAGNLIESSNSRENSLCCGGSLGITNISQEQRHTIATITLDELSANKADIVATACPLCKKTFKSASENTMIADISEIMLDSINDRGIKHNPKTVSKEVVKSININR encoded by the coding sequence ATGGATTTACACGCAATGCACTTTCCATACCATCCATTTGTTCTCCCTTTCACCATTGGGCTAGTGTTTGTGTTTTTTTATATCGTAGGAAAATGGATCTACTGGATTTCTAGGCTTGGCAAAGACGATAGATTTAAAATACTTAAAAATATCTTCACTCTAAAAACGCCTCAAGCAATCTATGAAGTATTTATGGAGTGCCTTCTTCATAGAAAGGTTTTTAAAAAGAATGCTCTTTTGGGTTACATGCACATGAGCTTAGCACTAGGATGGTTTTTGTTGATTATTCTAGGAAACCTCGAAACACGCTACTTCACTCATGGAAGGATTAACCCTCCATATTTCCCTATTTTTTTCGAATTTTTCGAACATGATTTAATATCTCTTAACTACGGTAGGTTTTTCACAGTTGCTATGGATTTTCTCCTCCTTTTTATTCTGACAGGAGTAGGATTAGCATATTTTAAACGTTTTAAAAGTAAACCATTGGGCATGCAAAGAACAACCAAGCATGTACCAATCGATCGATGGGCATTAACAGCGCTCTGGCTCATCTTCCCATTAAGGTTATTCGCTCAAGGTGTAACCGCTGGTCTTTACGATGCGGGTAGCTTTTTAACCAATCCTGTAGGTAATTTACTAGCATCATTTCTACCAATCCATTACCTATACTATCCAAGTTGGTGGGCATATTCTTTTGCTTTAGGGTCATTCTTTGTTCTGCTCCCCTTCAGCAGATATATGCACATTCCAACAGAAATATTGCTGATATTCCTTCGTAAATACGGAGTTGCCGAGAAGAATATTCACTCAACTTACACAAAAGTAGAACTTAGCTCATGCTCAAGGTGTGGGATTTGTATTGATGCATGTCAACTCGGTTCAGATCTTGGAATTGTAAGTACCCAATCCACCTATTTCATCAAATCTCTTAGGTACGATAAGCCTTCTGATTTGCTTATTGACTCATGTATGGTTTGCAAAAGATGCGATCAGGTCTGCCCCGTTGGAATTGATATCGCATCCATTAGGGCTAATGAGCGAAAAGAACTTCATCTATTCGATGAAAACAGCTACAAATACATCAATGGATACCGTTATAAGTCTGCTAAAATCGCCTATTTTGCAGGATGTATGGGACATTTAACCCCATCAGTATATAAGGCAACCCTTGCATTATTTGATAAGGCTGGTGTTGATTACAATTTCATAGATAAGGATGGAAGTATATGCTGCGGTAGACCACTACAACTTACTGGTCAGGAAGATGCAGCCATGCAATTGATTGAAAAAAATATCAAATTGATTGAGAATTGTGGAGCAACCGTTTTAGTTACCTCCTGCCCTATTTGTGCAAAGGTATTTAACGATAGCTACAATCTTAAAATTCCAATCTATCATCACAGCCAATATTTACTCAAACTGGCAAAAGAACAGAAACTCACTTTCAATAAAACCGATATTAAAATTACATATCATGATCCGTGCGAACTTGGACGAGGATTGGGAGTATATGAAGAACCTAGGGAATTACTAAAACTTGCAGGAAATCTTATTGAATCAAGTAATAGTAGGGAAAATTCGCTATGCTGTGGGGGTAGTTTAGGAATAACAAATATATCGCAGGAACAACGTCATACAATTGCAACGATCACCCTAGATGAACTTTCGGCCAATAAGGCTGACATTGTTGCAACAGCCTGTCCTTTGTGTAAAAAAACATTTAAATCTGCATCTGAAAATACAATGATTGCAGATATTTCGGAGATAATGCTTGATTCGATTAATGATAGGGGAATCAAACATAACCCGAAAACTGTTAGTAAAGAAGTAGTAAAATCAATTAATATAAATCGATAA
- a CDS encoding (4Fe-4S)-binding protein, which produces MVNFGYTILPVHILELDKADLKLANSITFDEPSFKLCIACGSCTATCTAGTFTNFSFRQMCHQIKLGESTQAIEESEKCMLCGKCTLTCPRNVNTRNIIRLVRKAKQTL; this is translated from the coding sequence ATGGTAAACTTCGGATACACTATATTACCTGTACATATCCTCGAACTTGATAAGGCAGACCTCAAACTAGCTAATAGTATTACATTTGATGAGCCTAGTTTCAAACTTTGCATTGCATGTGGAAGCTGCACCGCAACATGTACTGCTGGTACATTTACAAATTTTAGCTTTAGGCAAATGTGTCATCAAATTAAACTTGGAGAAAGCACCCAAGCTATTGAAGAATCTGAAAAGTGCATGTTATGTGGAAAATGTACGCTTACATGTCCCAGGAATGTTAATACACGAAATATAATTCGTCTTGTTCGCAAGGCAAAACAAACCCTTTAA